In Candidatus Thiodiazotropha endoloripes, a single genomic region encodes these proteins:
- a CDS encoding cache domain-containing protein, which translates to MLKLIRTIQSTLRYKMLVLVLFPIVLIMPIALVLAIYWGSQFSYEQLFIKVNTDLSVAEDNFHRLQQDYLNTLARLAESYTFNTALESKSGGVIHQQLEKIRQQNDFSYLHLLGLGGRITFSTDADLPQRAHPSPSLLIALQGAPKVEIEIFSAEALEAQSPGLANRVALPLLETPRATPTDQQVEERGMMIRALYPVKNSRGEVVAILDGGVLLNGNFKFVDTIRDLVYGPGSLPEGSIGTVTVFLDDVRITTNVPRAVNERALGTRVSDEVRTQVLEHGEKWIDRAFVVNDWYISAYQPIVDVNGERVGMLYAGFLEAPSRNALWQALVVLILLFLALMLLSSLLSIRGAKSIFKPLEMMMSVVRATREGYTRRIGQVSSTDEIGVLAKEFDLLLDLLQQRNRQMQEWTDQLEEKVEERTTELKLKNERLLSMIQTLKETRAQLINAEKLAALGELTAGVAHEINNPTAVMLGNLDLLVAELGKDAEPVKEEIDLVIEQIFRIKDIINSLLQYARTDQMSGEAAYTDVNSVIEHTLVLVRHLRSKSDFEINLDLQATRQVKINSQELQQVLVNLVVNGVHALHQRDGEIRLRSSDWESKGVVIEVIDNGSGIAPERLGSIFNPFNSGKPTGEGTGLGLSVSYSLIKKYGGDIRVKSELGKGSVFTIWLYREADMVDDEKSLFEHYNY; encoded by the coding sequence GTGTTGAAACTAATCCGTACCATTCAGAGCACCCTGCGTTATAAAATGCTGGTGCTGGTACTGTTCCCAATTGTTCTGATCATGCCGATTGCACTTGTGCTGGCCATCTACTGGGGCTCCCAGTTCAGTTATGAACAGCTGTTTATTAAGGTCAATACGGATCTATCCGTAGCTGAGGATAACTTTCACCGTCTGCAGCAGGATTACCTCAATACCCTGGCCCGCCTGGCGGAATCCTATACCTTCAATACCGCACTGGAATCGAAAAGTGGCGGAGTGATTCATCAACAGCTGGAGAAGATCCGACAGCAGAACGATTTCTCCTATCTGCATCTGCTGGGACTGGGTGGCAGGATCACTTTTTCCACAGATGCTGATCTGCCTCAGCGAGCCCACCCCTCTCCCTCACTCTTGATTGCCCTGCAGGGAGCGCCGAAAGTTGAGATTGAGATCTTCTCTGCTGAAGCACTTGAAGCCCAATCCCCGGGATTGGCGAACCGGGTTGCACTGCCATTGCTCGAAACCCCCAGAGCCACACCGACCGATCAGCAAGTGGAGGAGCGGGGGATGATGATCAGGGCCCTCTATCCGGTGAAGAACTCCAGGGGAGAGGTGGTGGCGATACTCGATGGCGGGGTGTTGCTGAATGGGAATTTCAAATTCGTCGATACCATCAGGGATCTCGTCTATGGTCCGGGCAGTCTGCCCGAGGGCAGCATCGGAACCGTGACGGTGTTTCTTGATGATGTGCGGATCACAACCAATGTGCCACGCGCCGTGAATGAAAGGGCGCTGGGTACCCGGGTTTCTGATGAGGTGCGAACCCAGGTACTGGAGCATGGTGAAAAATGGATCGATCGTGCGTTTGTGGTAAATGATTGGTATATCTCAGCTTACCAGCCGATTGTCGATGTGAATGGTGAACGGGTCGGCATGCTGTATGCCGGTTTTCTTGAAGCGCCGTCACGTAATGCACTGTGGCAGGCCTTGGTGGTGCTGATCCTGCTTTTTCTGGCGTTGATGTTGTTATCCTCGCTACTCTCCATCCGGGGAGCAAAATCGATCTTCAAACCCCTGGAGATGATGATGAGCGTGGTTCGCGCTACCCGTGAAGGCTATACCAGGCGTATCGGTCAGGTCTCGTCCACCGACGAGATTGGCGTTCTGGCGAAAGAGTTTGATCTGTTGCTGGATCTTCTGCAGCAGCGTAACCGGCAGATGCAGGAGTGGACAGATCAGCTTGAGGAGAAGGTGGAGGAGCGAACAACGGAACTGAAGTTGAAGAATGAGCGATTACTGAGCATGATTCAAACCCTCAAGGAGACCAGAGCACAGCTGATCAATGCGGAAAAACTGGCTGCACTCGGTGAGCTGACGGCAGGGGTTGCCCATGAGATCAACAACCCGACGGCGGTGATGCTTGGAAACCTGGATCTGCTGGTAGCTGAGTTGGGTAAGGATGCCGAGCCGGTAAAAGAGGAGATCGATCTGGTGATTGAGCAGATCTTCCGCATCAAGGATATCATCAACAGTCTGCTACAGTATGCCCGCACCGATCAGATGAGCGGTGAGGCTGCCTATACCGATGTCAACAGTGTGATCGAGCACACTTTGGTTTTGGTGCGCCATCTGCGCAGCAAGAGCGATTTTGAAATCAATCTGGATCTGCAGGCAACCAGACAGGTGAAGATCAATTCCCAGGAGCTGCAACAGGTGTTGGTCAATCTGGTGGTGAATGGGGTCCATGCTCTGCACCAGCGGGATGGGGAGATACGCCTGCGCAGTTCCGACTGGGAGAGTAAAGGCGTGGTGATTGAAGTGATCGATAATGGCAGTGGCATTGCACCGGAACGACTGGGTTCCATATTCAATCCATTCAACAGCGGTAAGCCGACCGGTGAGGGCACCGGCCTTGGGCTTTCGGTCAGTTACAGTCTGATCAAAAAATATGGTGGTGATATCAGGGTCAAGTCTGAGTTGGGTAAAGGTTCCGTTTTTACCATCTGGCTCTATCGGGAGGCCGATATGGTTGATGATGAGAAGAGCTTGTTTGAGCACTATAATTATTAG
- a CDS encoding HD domain-containing protein, with protein sequence MNNNLLQLIVKALAFSAQKHRDQRRKDVQQTPYVNHPITLMDILVNEGEVYDTETLITALLHDTIEDTETTFEEIETEFGLVIASLVMEVSDDASLSKLERKAMQIHHAPNLSEKAKLVKLADKIANLRDIAHSPPKGWDLSRRQAYFDWAKDVIDGLRGAHQGLELLFDDAYSKRP encoded by the coding sequence ATGAATAACAACCTACTGCAATTGATCGTCAAAGCCTTGGCGTTTTCCGCCCAAAAGCATCGGGACCAACGACGTAAGGATGTCCAGCAGACACCCTATGTCAATCACCCCATCACCTTGATGGATATCCTGGTGAATGAAGGGGAGGTGTATGACACAGAGACACTGATAACCGCCTTGTTGCATGATACGATCGAGGATACGGAGACCACCTTTGAAGAGATCGAAACCGAGTTCGGATTGGTGATCGCCAGCCTGGTGATGGAGGTGTCTGATGATGCATCCCTCTCCAAGCTTGAGCGTAAGGCAATGCAGATACACCATGCCCCCAATCTCTCGGAAAAGGCCAAGCTGGTTAAGCTGGCCGACAAAATCGCCAATCTGCGGGACATCGCCCATAGTCCTCCGAAAGGCTGGGACCTGTCCCGACGACAGGCCTATTTCGATTGGGCCAAGGACGTTATCGATGGCTTGAGAGGCGCCCATCAGGGCCTTGAATTGTTATTCGATGACGCCTACAGCAAGCGACCCTGA
- the moaB gene encoding molybdenum cofactor biosynthesis protein B has product MSDERQFIPLNISVMTVSDSRTEENDKSGQKLKSMLEEAGHQLADKRIVKDDRYRIRAVMSEWIANPDVQVIITTGGTGLTGRDGTPEAVEPLLDKIINGFGEMFRSLSYEIIGTSTMQSRAIAGVANGTFVFCLPGSTGACKDGWSKLISAQLDYRTRPCNLVELMPRLLEK; this is encoded by the coding sequence ATGAGTGACGAACGTCAGTTTATCCCTTTGAATATCAGCGTAATGACTGTATCGGACAGTCGAACGGAAGAGAATGACAAATCGGGCCAAAAGCTCAAGAGCATGCTGGAAGAGGCTGGGCATCAGCTGGCCGACAAGCGCATCGTGAAGGATGATCGCTATCGGATCAGAGCGGTGATGTCCGAGTGGATTGCCAATCCGGATGTGCAGGTGATTATCACCACCGGTGGTACGGGGCTGACAGGAAGGGATGGCACACCGGAGGCGGTTGAACCCCTGCTGGATAAGATTATCAACGGTTTCGGTGAGATGTTCCGCTCCCTCTCATACGAGATCATCGGCACATCGACTATGCAGTCCCGTGCAATCGCCGGTGTCGCCAATGGCACTTTTGTCTTCTGTCTGCCGGGTTCAACCGGCGCCTGTAAGGATGGTTGGAGTAAATTGATCTCCGCGCAACTCGATTACCGGACACGCCCCTGTAATCTGGTGGAGCTGATGCCCAGATTACTGGAGAAATAG
- a CDS encoding helix-turn-helix transcriptional regulator: protein MAAVISQDQHVFMNVKQVAEYLHLNEKKIYSLVNEERIPATKITGKWLFPRELVDRWMLDSAHGGLMTNRLVIAGSDDPLLYRLIMNFAQETGAHALISYSPTGTRLGLDLLQANRIDACGIHWGPNQESNTRHPALLRQYPQFRQWVLIRLFRREQGLMVNRTLGELRPDTKTLLEGNHRWAMRQSGAGAQRFLLEVLSQHSVNIEQLNSVCTALSEREAAASIAMDQADAAPGARAAAQEYGLDFIPFGWESFDLALPRNIWFRRLFQDLINRLRSADCQAMGERLGGYDLSEAGELVWGDE from the coding sequence ATGGCCGCAGTGATCTCACAGGACCAGCATGTATTCATGAACGTTAAACAGGTTGCCGAATACCTGCACCTTAACGAGAAGAAGATCTACTCTCTGGTCAACGAGGAGCGTATTCCGGCAACCAAGATCACCGGCAAATGGCTGTTTCCCAGAGAGCTGGTGGATCGCTGGATGCTCGATTCCGCCCATGGCGGACTGATGACCAACCGACTGGTGATTGCCGGCAGTGACGATCCCCTGCTCTATCGACTGATCATGAACTTTGCCCAGGAGACCGGTGCCCATGCCCTGATCAGCTACTCGCCGACAGGTACCCGACTCGGTCTTGATCTACTCCAGGCGAACCGGATTGATGCCTGCGGGATACACTGGGGACCCAACCAGGAGAGCAACACGCGCCACCCGGCCCTGTTACGCCAATATCCCCAGTTCAGGCAATGGGTGCTGATTCGTCTGTTTCGCCGGGAACAGGGGTTGATGGTCAATCGCACACTGGGTGAACTCAGGCCGGATACCAAAACCCTGCTGGAAGGCAACCATCGCTGGGCGATGCGACAAAGCGGTGCCGGCGCACAACGTTTTCTGCTCGAAGTACTCAGCCAACACAGCGTCAATATCGAGCAGTTGAACTCGGTCTGCACCGCTCTGTCGGAGCGGGAAGCGGCCGCCAGTATCGCCATGGATCAGGCCGATGCCGCACCGGGAGCGCGCGCGGCCGCACAAGAGTATGGACTCGACTTCATACCTTTCGGTTGGGAGTCCTTCGACCTGGCACTGCCGAGAAACATCTGGTTCCGTCGCTTGTTTCAGGATCTGATCAATCGTCTTCGCTCGGCCGACTGCCAGGCCATGGGGGAGCGTCTTGGGGGCTATGATTTGAGTGAAGCGGGTGAGCTGGTTTGGGGGGATGAATAG
- a CDS encoding formate dehydrogenase accessory sulfurtransferase FdhD — MNKANEYTHRPQLTDAGLSAAHPATAVDEYGEIRRGRVAAERALTVYLDKQEIVTLMTLGTRPEMLVLGWLHNQRLIKTIDQVKAVQVDWETESAAVTTFDGIPDLQQKTARKTVTTGCGQGTVFGDLMEDLDKIELPQCTHRQSGIYALLKNLSSYNEVYQRAGAVHGCALCRGAEILLFIEDVGRHNAVDAIAGNMLLDDIHGRDKLFYTTGRLTSEMVIKVAQMGIPLLLSRSGATQMGVELAQRIGVTLIARAKGKHFLIYNGAENISFDAIPPVRYQSNQKKPVEHAKS, encoded by the coding sequence ATGAACAAGGCAAATGAGTACACTCATCGCCCCCAGCTTACCGATGCGGGCCTGAGTGCCGCCCACCCCGCCACAGCCGTGGATGAGTATGGTGAGATACGCCGCGGCCGGGTAGCCGCGGAACGGGCGCTGACCGTCTATCTGGATAAACAGGAGATCGTGACACTGATGACCCTGGGCACCCGTCCGGAGATGCTGGTATTGGGCTGGCTGCACAACCAGAGACTGATCAAGACGATCGATCAGGTCAAGGCCGTCCAGGTGGACTGGGAGACCGAATCAGCTGCCGTCACCACCTTTGACGGCATTCCCGATCTGCAACAGAAAACCGCCCGCAAGACGGTTACCACCGGCTGCGGCCAGGGTACGGTTTTCGGTGATCTGATGGAGGATCTGGATAAAATCGAACTGCCGCAATGCACCCATCGGCAATCCGGTATCTATGCCCTGCTGAAGAATCTCAGCAGCTACAACGAAGTCTACCAACGCGCCGGAGCTGTGCATGGCTGCGCCCTCTGCCGGGGTGCCGAGATCCTGCTGTTCATCGAGGATGTGGGACGACACAATGCGGTGGACGCGATTGCCGGAAATATGCTGCTTGATGATATTCACGGCAGAGACAAACTCTTCTATACCACCGGCAGACTCACTTCTGAGATGGTGATCAAAGTCGCGCAGATGGGCATTCCCTTACTGCTATCCCGCTCGGGCGCCACACAGATGGGCGTGGAACTGGCCCAGCGAATCGGCGTGACACTGATCGCACGGGCCAAGGGAAAGCACTTTTTAATCTATAACGGTGCAGAGAATATTTCCTTTGACGCCATTCCACCGGTGCGCTACCAAAGCAATCAAAAGAAACCGGTGGAACACGCCAAGAGCTGA
- the moaA gene encoding GTP 3',8-cyclase MoaA, with protein MPETNNKPAPETHRLTDRFNRQITYLRISVTDRCDLRCVYCMSEDMKFVPRSQLLTLEELYRVAKSFVEMGVNKIRITGGEPLTRRGIMQLFQALGRLPGLNDLTLTTNGTQLTRYAEALKTAGVTRINISLDTLQADRFHEMTRVGDIQRTLNGIDAALEAGFKRLKINTVILKDRNHDEVVDLVRFAEARGMDISFIEEMPLGVISDHDRQQVFYSSDQVLQDIQQYYETIPTTETTGGPARYYRLNGSQSRVGFISPHSHNFCEHCNRVRLTAEGRLLLCLGQEHSMDLRRVVRANPLDEAPLRQAIIDAMEIKPKGHEFDLSSQPVLFRHMNVTGG; from the coding sequence ATGCCTGAAACAAACAATAAACCGGCACCGGAAACCCATCGTCTGACTGACCGATTCAATCGTCAGATCACCTATCTGCGTATCTCAGTCACCGATCGTTGTGATTTACGCTGTGTCTACTGCATGTCTGAGGATATGAAGTTTGTCCCCAGGTCGCAGCTGCTGACCCTGGAAGAGCTCTACCGGGTGGCCAAAAGTTTTGTCGAGATGGGGGTCAACAAGATCCGCATTACCGGTGGTGAACCCCTGACCCGTCGCGGCATCATGCAACTGTTTCAGGCACTCGGCAGACTTCCCGGCCTGAATGACCTGACCCTGACCACCAACGGAACCCAGCTGACCCGCTATGCCGAGGCCCTGAAGACCGCCGGTGTTACCCGGATCAACATCAGTCTGGATACCTTGCAGGCGGATCGTTTTCACGAGATGACCCGGGTTGGCGACATTCAACGCACCCTGAACGGTATTGATGCCGCCCTGGAGGCCGGTTTCAAACGGCTGAAGATCAATACGGTGATTCTCAAGGATCGCAATCATGATGAAGTGGTCGACCTGGTCCGTTTCGCAGAAGCTCGCGGTATGGACATCAGCTTCATTGAAGAGATGCCACTTGGCGTGATCAGCGATCACGATCGGCAACAGGTATTCTATTCAAGTGACCAGGTTCTACAGGATATCCAGCAATACTACGAAACGATTCCAACCACAGAAACCACCGGTGGACCGGCCCGCTACTATCGTCTCAACGGTTCGCAAAGCCGGGTGGGATTCATCTCGCCCCACAGCCACAATTTCTGCGAACACTGCAACCGGGTGCGCTTGACCGCAGAAGGCCGGCTACTGCTCTGCCTGGGCCAGGAGCACTCCATGGATCTGCGTCGTGTGGTACGCGCCAATCCACTTGATGAGGCCCCCTTACGTCAAGCCATCATCGATGCCATGGAGATCAAACCCAAGGGACATGAGTTTGACCTCAGCAGCCAACCGGTGCTGTTCCGGCATATGAATGTTACCGGAGGATGA
- a CDS encoding DUF3305 domain-containing protein has protein sequence MSASQKRIGDDLPREFSLSVIMQKSPSANRWQSFQWEAVGVLAAAKANAANPQHAEMIYQQQETSRYLHAGFKLRLHEDECESYYHNLLSANPCCYVVADMSDDGTPTPFMVSFSFDEAHAYLEGDEAIYAVPVPAEIYQWAEAFVLAHYVPTKRSKRKRADWRKPEGGSHGAR, from the coding sequence ATGTCTGCATCACAGAAGAGAATCGGCGACGACCTGCCCCGGGAGTTCTCGCTATCGGTGATTATGCAAAAGTCACCCAGCGCCAATCGGTGGCAGTCCTTTCAATGGGAAGCCGTAGGTGTGCTGGCAGCCGCTAAAGCGAATGCGGCCAATCCTCAACATGCGGAGATGATTTACCAACAGCAGGAGACCAGCCGATACCTCCACGCCGGTTTCAAGCTCAGGCTGCATGAGGATGAGTGCGAAAGCTATTACCACAATCTGCTCTCTGCAAATCCCTGCTGTTATGTGGTTGCCGATATGTCGGATGATGGTACACCGACACCGTTCATGGTGAGTTTCAGTTTTGATGAGGCTCACGCCTATCTGGAGGGTGATGAGGCAATCTACGCCGTTCCGGTTCCTGCCGAGATCTATCAATGGGCTGAGGCCTTCGTACTGGCCCACTATGTGCCAACCAAGCGCAGCAAGCGCAAACGGGCGGATTGGCGCAAGCCTGAGGGGGGGTCCCATGGAGCGCGATGA
- a CDS encoding DUF3306 domain-containing protein, whose translation MERDEKKPLDELRSHRDEGFIRRWSDRKLASQQPLVEQVEVEHPAEQPCDEDMPPLESLNDSSDYSGFLSPKVSEPLRKMALRKLFHGTDFNLCDGLDDYAEDFTTFEALGDVITADLRHQLELQEQKEAEQQALAEAEPVESATAAVESKDENSPEDPRPLAEQQPSDDDNRESPA comes from the coding sequence ATGGAGCGCGATGAAAAAAAGCCTCTGGATGAGCTGCGAAGCCACCGTGATGAGGGTTTTATCCGGCGCTGGTCGGATCGAAAACTGGCCTCTCAGCAACCTCTGGTTGAACAGGTCGAAGTGGAACATCCGGCGGAACAACCCTGTGATGAGGATATGCCACCCCTGGAGTCGCTCAACGACTCCTCCGACTACAGCGGTTTTCTCTCTCCCAAAGTCTCAGAACCGTTACGCAAGATGGCCTTGCGCAAACTCTTCCACGGCACGGATTTCAATCTCTGTGACGGCCTGGATGACTATGCGGAGGACTTTACCACGTTCGAAGCCCTTGGGGATGTGATTACCGCCGATCTGAGGCATCAGCTTGAGTTGCAAGAGCAGAAAGAGGCGGAGCAGCAGGCGCTGGCCGAGGCGGAACCGGTTGAATCCGCAACAGCTGCAGTGGAGAGCAAGGATGAAAACTCACCAGAGGATCCGCGTCCGCTTGCTGAACAACAACCATCCGATGATGACAATCGAGAGAGCCCCGCATGA
- a CDS encoding 4Fe-4S binding protein, which produces MNETNNNTIQQINHQARREAQAAMGRVRIEATGLVNYQSRGRLAVIGDHRAMEIAPSLGDRLHPMVILTAGAEEPGVPLLPLGGRSIEIDGYLGDFKIHLGEAGQANYELLAVDLVLDLSTEPLLDRAMTPPGYFHCAGDDAELDQVIGALGEMKGQFEKPRYFDYDPQICAHGRSGKTACSRCLDVCPAEAITSLSETIEVNAYLCQGGGACATVCPSGAIRYVYPSVKDTLERLRKLLTVYRDAGGMDPLLLITGESDQPFTEPATGNHLVMQVEELASVGLEVWLSALAYGARAVWLVDRQEMSAGVSDALQQQLTTAEEILTAMGYPAGVIRLTQADQVEDLSLMPELETAGFSGLGDKRQTAFLAIDHLYSQATQAKPVASLSQGAPFGSVTVSSHACTLCLSCVGVCPGKALQSGSGEQPQLRFVEANCLQCGLCTSTCPEDAIQITPRLLFDAESRKLPHTLHEEQPFHCVSCGKPFATRSVIEKMRSRLSDHYMFQNERAIRRLSLCDECRVVDIAQDPDAMDGQIRQ; this is translated from the coding sequence ATGAACGAGACGAACAACAACACCATTCAACAGATTAATCATCAGGCCCGGCGAGAGGCCCAGGCCGCCATGGGGCGGGTGAGAATTGAAGCCACAGGGCTGGTCAATTACCAGAGTCGCGGACGCTTGGCAGTGATCGGTGATCATCGGGCGATGGAGATTGCCCCGAGTCTGGGTGATCGTCTGCACCCCATGGTCATTCTCACCGCCGGTGCCGAAGAGCCGGGTGTTCCGCTGCTGCCGCTGGGAGGGCGGTCGATTGAGATCGATGGTTATCTGGGGGATTTCAAGATCCATCTCGGTGAGGCGGGGCAGGCCAATTATGAGCTTCTGGCGGTGGATCTGGTCCTTGATCTGTCAACTGAGCCCCTGTTGGATCGGGCCATGACACCGCCTGGTTATTTCCACTGTGCCGGGGATGATGCTGAACTGGATCAGGTGATTGGTGCGTTGGGAGAGATGAAAGGGCAGTTCGAAAAGCCCCGCTATTTCGATTACGACCCGCAGATCTGCGCCCATGGTCGATCGGGAAAAACCGCCTGTAGCCGCTGTCTCGATGTCTGTCCCGCAGAAGCTATCACCAGCCTGTCTGAGACCATCGAGGTGAATGCCTATCTCTGTCAAGGCGGGGGTGCCTGTGCCACGGTCTGCCCGAGCGGTGCAATACGCTATGTCTACCCCAGCGTAAAGGACACCCTGGAGCGATTGCGAAAACTGCTCACCGTTTACCGTGATGCAGGCGGGATGGATCCACTGCTGCTGATCACCGGGGAGAGCGATCAACCCTTTACAGAACCGGCGACGGGCAATCACCTGGTGATGCAGGTGGAAGAGCTGGCCAGTGTGGGGCTGGAGGTCTGGCTCTCGGCCCTGGCCTATGGCGCCAGGGCGGTCTGGCTGGTGGATCGTCAGGAGATGTCAGCCGGGGTGAGTGATGCCCTGCAGCAGCAATTGACCACCGCTGAAGAGATTCTGACTGCCATGGGCTATCCTGCCGGGGTGATCAGACTGACCCAGGCGGACCAGGTTGAAGACCTTTCGCTGATGCCTGAGCTGGAAACAGCCGGTTTTTCCGGACTTGGGGATAAACGTCAGACCGCCTTTCTGGCGATCGATCACCTCTACAGTCAGGCAACACAAGCCAAACCTGTGGCCAGTCTGAGTCAGGGCGCTCCCTTTGGCAGTGTCACGGTATCCAGCCACGCCTGCACCCTCTGTCTCTCCTGTGTCGGTGTCTGCCCGGGGAAAGCGCTGCAGAGCGGTTCGGGGGAGCAGCCGCAACTTCGTTTTGTCGAGGCCAACTGCCTGCAGTGTGGTCTCTGCACCAGCACCTGCCCCGAGGATGCGATCCAAATTACCCCCAGACTGTTGTTCGATGCTGAGAGCAGAAAGCTGCCGCATACCCTGCACGAAGAGCAGCCATTTCACTGCGTCTCCTGTGGCAAACCCTTCGCGACCCGCTCGGTGATCGAGAAGATGCGCAGCCGACTCAGTGACCACTACATGTTTCAAAATGAACGGGCAATCAGGCGTCTGAGTCTCTGTGATGAGTGCCGTGTGGTTGATATTGCCCAAGACCCGGACGCGATGGATGGACAGATTCGCCAATAA
- a CDS encoding TorD/DmsD family molecular chaperone has translation MNDLSHRTQNNSTNNQWTSEEAAYAGEAICLDEEQQCRVGAYGMLAQLLRNPPDQQVLSQVSAFTGLTSEVDELALSMTMLGLSAASSNCGAVDDEFHNLFIGMGRGELVPYGSWYQTGFLMERPLGRLRDDLVRLGFQRQQGVTEPEDHVAALCEVMAILIQESQPFQLQAEFFETHMAGWLERFFTDLSEARSAVFYKAVGRFGSAYMALEKRYLNMTV, from the coding sequence ATGAATGACCTGAGCCACAGGACGCAAAACAACTCAACAAACAACCAGTGGACATCTGAAGAGGCAGCCTATGCCGGTGAGGCGATCTGCCTGGATGAAGAGCAGCAGTGTCGGGTCGGTGCCTATGGCATGTTGGCTCAACTGCTCAGGAATCCACCGGATCAGCAGGTGCTGAGTCAGGTTTCGGCATTCACCGGGCTGACTTCGGAGGTTGATGAGTTGGCTCTGTCGATGACCATGTTGGGACTCTCGGCTGCCAGCTCAAACTGTGGAGCGGTTGACGATGAGTTTCACAATCTGTTTATCGGTATGGGTCGGGGAGAGCTTGTGCCATACGGATCCTGGTATCAGACCGGTTTTCTGATGGAGAGGCCATTGGGACGCCTGCGTGATGACCTGGTCCGTTTGGGCTTTCAACGCCAGCAGGGTGTTACCGAACCGGAAGATCATGTGGCGGCACTGTGTGAAGTGATGGCTATTCTGATTCAGGAATCACAACCCTTTCAGTTGCAGGCAGAGTTTTTCGAAACCCATATGGCCGGTTGGCTGGAGCGGTTTTTTACGGATTTGAGTGAAGCCAGGTCAGCTGTCTTCTATAAGGCCGTGGGACGCTTCGGATCCGCCTATATGGCATTGGAAAAACGATACCTGAATATGACCGTATGA